The sequence ATGTCCGTCAATCCTCGTGATGCGGCGGCGAAAGCCGAATACCACGGACAGACATATTATTTTTGTAATCCGTCCTGCCACAAGAGGTTCGTCTCCGATCCTGCTCGCTACCTCTCAGGGAGCAAGCGGGAGCCCCATGGTCACCCCGCGCAACATGGCGAGGATGTTGACTATACCTGCCCTATGGATCCCGAAGTCCGCCAAAAGGGACCAGGGACCTGCCCAAAGTGCGGGATGGCGTTGGAGCCGGCCGAGGTGACGGCTCCAGCGACCCGGACGGAATACACGTGTCCCATGCATCCCGAAATCGTCCAATCGAAGCCGGGCAATTGCCCCATCTGCGGGATGGCCCTGGAGCCTCGAACCGTAACAGGAGCGGAAGTCAATCCGGAGCTGGTGGATATGGCACGCCGGTTTTGGCACAGCGTGATTCTGGGCTCTCCCATTCTGGCGCTCATGATCTCGGAGATGCTGCCAGGCCGACCGTTGCAGCAACTCGGTTCGGGTCGCACACTGATCTGGTTGCAATTCGCGCTGGCCACACCGGTGGTGCTCTGGGCCGGCTGGCCTCTCTTCCAACGAGCCTGGGCGTCGATCGTCAACCGCCATCTCAACATGTTTACTCTCATCGGTTTGGGCACCGGTGCCGCGTATCTGTACAGCGTGGCCGTGACGCTCGTTCCTTGGCTGTTCCCGGATTCGTTCCGCGACCACAGCGGCGAGCTGGCCGTCTACTTTGAACCGGCCGTGGCCATCGTCGCCTTGGTGCTGTTGGGACAGGTGCTGGAGCTGCGGGCGCGCAGCCGCACGAGCAGCGCCTTGAAATCCCTGTTGAGCCTCGCCCCGAGAAGCGCGCGTGTCGTCCGTGCGGACGGCCGTGAAGAAGATGTCCCGTTGGACCAGGTGCAGGTCGGCGATCATCTGCGCGTCCGTCCTGGCGAGAAAATCCCGGTGGACGGCGTGGTGTTGGAGGGAGGCAGCTCAGTCGATGAATCGATGGTGACCGGAGAGCCCATTCCAATGGAAAAGCACGCTGGTCAGACAGTGGTGGGGGCCACGGTCAATGGCACCGGCAGCTTCGTAATGCAGGCACAGCGGGTTGGCCGCGAAACCCTGCTCTCGCAGATCGTGCGCATGGTCAGTGAGGCGCAGCGAACCCGTGCGCCCATTCAACGGCTGGCAGACCTCGTCGCCGCGTATTTCGTCCCCATTGTCATCTTCGTGGCGGTGGCCACCTTCGTGGTCTGGGCCCTGTACGGTCCGGAACCCCGCATGGCCTATGCGCTACTCAATGCCGTGGCGGTCTTGATCATTGCCTGCCCTTGCGCCTTAGGGCTGGCGACACCCATGTCGGTCATGGTCGGGACTGGGCGTGGGGCGACGGCGGGCGTGCTGATCCGCAATGCCGAGGCCCTGGAGACGTTGGCCAAGGTCAATGTGTTGGTCGTCGATAAGACGGGCACGCTGACGGAAGGCAAGCCTCGCCTCATGACCGTCGCGCCGGCGCCCGGATACACCGATGCCGAGCTCCTCCGCCTCGCAGCTGGGGTAGAGCAGAGCAGTGAGCATCCTCTGGCGGCGGCCATCGTCCACGGGGCGCGAGACAGAGACATTGTGCCGCCAAAGGCACAGGACTTCCGCTCGGTCACCGGAAAAGGAGTTACGGGCACGGTCGATGGCCGGTCCGTCACCGTCGGGACGGTGTCATTCCTCAACGACATCTCCGTCGAGACGAAGCATCTGCTGGAGCAAGCCGAGCCCATCAGCTCGCAACGCCAAACGGTCATGTTCGTCGCGATTGACGGTACGCCGGCAGGATTGCTGGGGGTGGCCGATCCTATCAAGCCATCCACACCGGAAGCCATCGATCTGCTGCATCGGGAAGGGCTTCGGATCGTGATGCTGACCGGTGACAGCCGGACAACTGCGGAGGCCGTGGCTACCCAGCTTCACATCGATGAGGTGCAGGCCGAGGTGCTGCCAGCGCAGAAGACCGCCGTGATCAAACGCCTCCAGGCAGAGGGCTATGTGGTGGCCATGGCGGGCGATGGGATCAACGACGCCCCAGCGTTGGCGCAGGCCCACGTGGGAATCGCCATGGGAACGGGAACCGATGTGGCAATGGAAAGCGCCGGCGTAACGTTAATCAAAGGAGACCTTCGGGCCATCACGCGGGCGCGCCGATTGAGCCGCGGGACAATGCGCAATATCCGGCAGAATCTGTTTTTCGCATTCGTCTATAACATGCTGGGCGTTCCTATTGCGGCCGGGGTCCTGTATCCGT is a genomic window of Candidatus Nitrospira kreftii containing:
- a CDS encoding Copper-transporting P-type ATPase, giving the protein MARGTTVLPTLELAGDGLAIDPVCGMSVNPRDAAAKAEYHGQTYYFCNPSCHKRFVSDPARYLSGSKREPHGHPAQHGEDVDYTCPMDPEVRQKGPGTCPKCGMALEPAEVTAPATRTEYTCPMHPEIVQSKPGNCPICGMALEPRTVTGAEVNPELVDMARRFWHSVILGSPILALMISEMLPGRPLQQLGSGRTLIWLQFALATPVVLWAGWPLFQRAWASIVNRHLNMFTLIGLGTGAAYLYSVAVTLVPWLFPDSFRDHSGELAVYFEPAVAIVALVLLGQVLELRARSRTSSALKSLLSLAPRSARVVRADGREEDVPLDQVQVGDHLRVRPGEKIPVDGVVLEGGSSVDESMVTGEPIPMEKHAGQTVVGATVNGTGSFVMQAQRVGRETLLSQIVRMVSEAQRTRAPIQRLADLVAAYFVPIVIFVAVATFVVWALYGPEPRMAYALLNAVAVLIIACPCALGLATPMSVMVGTGRGATAGVLIRNAEALETLAKVNVLVVDKTGTLTEGKPRLMTVAPAPGYTDAELLRLAAGVEQSSEHPLAAAIVHGARDRDIVPPKAQDFRSVTGKGVTGTVDGRSVTVGTVSFLNDISVETKHLLEQAEPISSQRQTVMFVAIDGTPAGLLGVADPIKPSTPEAIDLLHREGLRIVMLTGDSRTTAEAVATQLHIDEVQAEVLPAQKTAVIKRLQAEGYVVAMAGDGINDAPALAQAHVGIAMGTGTDVAMESAGVTLIKGDLRAITRARRLSRGTMRNIRQNLFFAFVYNMLGVPIAAGVLYPFVGILLSPMIASAAMTFSSVSVIGNALRLRNLQL